A region from the Mucilaginibacter sp. CSA2-8R genome encodes:
- a CDS encoding retropepsin-like aspartic protease: MTINIPLEIIDLQDDGYHLLVNVKIYKKNYKVVLDTGASKTVFDHDLLLAADQRITVQSTNRVSAGLGTLSMESYTAVLPEFKIGRLQLANFEVAVLDLSNINQAYAQLNHPQVLGVLGGDILMQYAAIIDYGKQRLKLKTTV, encoded by the coding sequence ATGACGATAAATATTCCTCTTGAAATTATTGACCTGCAAGACGACGGCTACCATTTGTTGGTAAACGTAAAAATTTATAAAAAGAATTATAAGGTAGTGCTGGATACCGGCGCCTCAAAAACGGTGTTTGATCATGACCTGCTTTTAGCAGCCGACCAAAGAATTACGGTACAATCTACCAACCGGGTTTCGGCTGGTTTAGGTACACTCAGTATGGAATCATATACTGCTGTGCTGCCCGAGTTTAAGATTGGCCGGCTACAGCTAGCTAATTTTGAAGTAGCCGTACTCGATTTGTCTAACATTAACCAGGCTTATGCGCAGCTAAATCACCCACAAGTATTAGGTGTGCTGGGCGGCGATATTTTGATGCAATATGCCGCTATTATTGACTATGGTAAGCAAAGACTTAAACTAAAAACAACCGTTTGA
- a CDS encoding nucleoside deaminase yields MENSKHQEYMRMAIALSEQNVAQGLGGPFGAVIVKDNHVVAASANTVVPSNDPTAHAEVSAIRLACQELNTYNLEGCIIYTSCEPCPMCLGAIYWARIEKIYYANNKSDAAAIGFDDQFIYEELDRPKEERKLPMVEMLRNEALGAFNAWKISVVKTHY; encoded by the coding sequence ATGGAAAACAGCAAACACCAAGAATATATGCGGATGGCTATTGCGCTGTCTGAGCAAAATGTTGCGCAAGGTTTAGGCGGCCCTTTTGGTGCCGTTATTGTAAAAGACAACCATGTGGTAGCGGCCAGCGCTAATACGGTAGTTCCAAGTAACGATCCTACGGCCCACGCCGAGGTATCAGCCATACGCCTGGCCTGCCAGGAATTAAACACTTATAATTTAGAGGGCTGCATAATTTATACCAGTTGCGAACCGTGCCCTATGTGCCTGGGCGCTATTTACTGGGCTCGTATCGAGAAAATTTACTACGCTAACAATAAAAGTGATGCAGCAGCCATTGGCTTTGACGACCAGTTTATTTATGAAGAGCTTGATCGCCCCAAAGAGGAACGTAAATTACCGATGGTAGAAATGCTGCGCAACGAGGCTTTAGGTGCCTTTAATGCCTGGAAAATCTCGGTAGTCAAAACTCATTATTAA
- a CDS encoding BamA/TamA family outer membrane protein — protein MTKNLAYSLIILALFASGCSTTKDLPAGQKLYTGAEIQFTDKDLAKSEKSILKSDLQGLLRPQPNGKIGPFRFKLYIYQKTRTTKTKGFKHWLNTKFGEPPVLASTVDLTQNSSILQNRLQNRSYFQAQVSGDTVSKNRTAKAVYSITAGPSYHYRNINFPTGKSPLDTALAATASETILKKGDQYNLDNIKAERLRIDARLKEKGFYYFAPENLIFSAFDTTIAGHLIDANMKVKDDVSNRARQQYTINKIYVYPNYSLRDTALKLDSAEAYRWYNIVDRRRRTVRPFVFKNTVLLHPGELYNRTDHNNSLNRFIELGPFKFVKNRFEDVSTDSSKLNVFYFLTQYPRKTLSFDALVRTTSANYNGTQLNINWRHRNAFKGAEALTVTLFGSTDGQIAASNGGYALSQVGIQTTLSWPRFISPFNFKADNAFIPRTNASLGYSIINRSQLYNLSSFNGSFGYQWRQNAHKSHELNLLSVTYVKPASVSKIYTDSIRTTPNPALKHVIEPQFTFGPTYSYTYTNTTETYRTNTIFYNGRVGLSGNLLGILSGADTIGGKVKTLFGTPYNQYVKLENELRFFHKLGPKSTIAARLIASAGLPYGNSTILPYSQQFFIGGANSLRGFRARSIGPGTVNPLSANPNGFIGDQSGDIKLEANLEYRPHLFSIVYGAIFFDAGNVWNAKSYATLPGGTFNKNFYKQLATDVGAGLRFDASVLVLRTDFGFPLSRPYNADNAKDKVVFNLAIGYPF, from the coding sequence ATGACTAAAAACTTAGCCTATTCATTAATAATACTGGCTTTATTTGCAAGTGGCTGCAGCACTACTAAAGATCTGCCTGCAGGCCAAAAGCTGTATACCGGTGCCGAGATACAGTTTACAGATAAAGACCTGGCCAAAAGCGAAAAGAGCATTTTGAAAAGTGACCTGCAGGGCTTGCTGCGCCCTCAGCCCAACGGCAAGATTGGCCCTTTCCGCTTCAAATTATATATTTATCAAAAAACGCGTACCACTAAAACCAAGGGCTTTAAACACTGGCTTAACACCAAGTTTGGCGAACCACCCGTTTTAGCTAGCACCGTTGATTTGACACAAAACAGCAGCATTTTGCAAAACAGATTGCAAAACCGCAGTTACTTTCAAGCACAGGTAAGCGGTGATACCGTTAGCAAAAACCGAACAGCTAAGGCAGTTTATAGTATTACGGCAGGTCCATCTTACCACTACCGTAATATCAACTTCCCTACCGGGAAATCACCTTTAGATACAGCGCTGGCAGCAACCGCGTCTGAAACTATTTTAAAGAAAGGCGACCAGTATAACTTAGACAATATTAAAGCAGAACGCTTACGTATTGATGCCCGCTTAAAAGAGAAAGGTTTTTATTATTTCGCACCCGAAAATCTCATTTTCAGCGCCTTTGACACTACGATAGCAGGGCATCTTATTGATGCCAACATGAAAGTTAAAGATGACGTAAGCAACAGGGCAAGACAGCAGTACACCATCAATAAGATCTACGTTTATCCTAATTATTCACTCCGTGATACCGCTTTAAAGCTGGATTCCGCTGAAGCATATCGTTGGTACAACATAGTTGATCGCAGACGGCGCACAGTTAGACCATTTGTGTTTAAAAATACTGTTTTACTGCACCCTGGCGAACTTTACAACCGCACGGATCATAACAACTCGCTCAACCGCTTCATTGAGCTAGGGCCGTTTAAGTTTGTAAAAAACCGCTTTGAGGATGTTTCTACCGATTCGTCTAAGCTTAACGTATTTTACTTTTTAACGCAGTATCCACGCAAAACCCTGTCTTTTGACGCCTTGGTTCGCACCACTTCGGCAAACTATAACGGTACGCAATTAAATATTAACTGGCGCCATCGCAATGCGTTTAAAGGAGCAGAGGCGTTGACCGTAACACTGTTTGGCAGTACCGACGGACAGATTGCTGCAAGCAATGGTGGATATGCACTGTCGCAGGTGGGTATTCAAACAACATTGTCATGGCCTCGCTTTATCAGTCCGTTTAATTTCAAGGCTGATAATGCTTTTATTCCGCGTACCAATGCCAGTTTAGGTTATTCTATTATTAACCGTAGTCAGCTTTATAATTTAAGCTCTTTTAACGGCTCTTTCGGTTATCAGTGGCGACAGAATGCTCACAAGTCTCATGAACTGAATTTGCTGAGTGTTACTTATGTAAAGCCTGCAAGCGTTAGTAAGATTTATACTGATAGTATCAGGACGACACCTAATCCGGCCTTAAAACACGTGATTGAGCCACAGTTTACCTTTGGACCTACCTACAGTTATACCTACACAAACACTACCGAAACTTACCGTACCAACACTATTTTTTATAATGGCCGTGTAGGTTTATCGGGTAATTTGTTAGGTATACTAAGCGGTGCAGATACCATTGGTGGCAAAGTGAAAACGTTATTTGGAACTCCCTATAACCAGTATGTAAAGCTCGAGAACGAATTAAGGTTTTTTCATAAACTAGGCCCTAAAAGTACCATTGCAGCCAGGCTTATTGCCAGTGCCGGTCTGCCGTATGGTAATTCCACCATTTTACCTTACAGCCAGCAATTCTTTATAGGTGGCGCCAACAGTTTACGCGGTTTCCGCGCACGTTCAATTGGTCCAGGCACAGTAAATCCTTTATCAGCTAATCCTAACGGCTTTATCGGAGATCAATCGGGTGATATCAAACTGGAAGCTAACCTGGAATACCGGCCGCATTTATTCAGCATTGTATACGGTGCAATATTTTTTGATGCAGGTAACGTTTGGAATGCCAAAAGCTATGCAACCTTACCTGGTGGTACCTTTAACAAAAACTTTTACAAGCAGTTAGCTACCGACGTAGGAGCGGGTTTACGCTTTGATGCCAGTGTGCTGGTATTGCGTACTGATTTTGGTTTCCCATTGTCTCGTCCTTATAACGCTGACAACGCTAAAGACAAGGTGGTATTTAACCTTGCCATCGGTTATCCGTTCTAG
- a CDS encoding OmpH family outer membrane protein, with protein sequence MKTPASMLSKITLSLMLAGSLAACNQNKTEDKTATTTTPAASSTTGARAEEIVFVNSDSLLTKYEYFKDMSARLEKKGKAAQADLVGRGQAFQREVAEYQKAAATMSADQRQATEQRLQRKQQELQAYQQNAGAQVQNDQAGEQAKLYEKVAEFLKTYAKDKGYKMVMTYQKGNSGILYGDASLDITSDVVKKLNEAYTKDKK encoded by the coding sequence ATGAAAACCCCGGCTTCGATGTTATCGAAAATTACTTTAAGCTTAATGCTGGCAGGAAGTTTAGCTGCCTGTAACCAAAACAAAACAGAAGACAAAACAGCTACCACTACTACCCCTGCTGCAAGCAGCACTACAGGTGCCAGGGCTGAAGAAATAGTGTTTGTAAACTCAGATTCGTTACTAACCAAGTACGAATACTTTAAAGATATGAGTGCCCGCCTGGAGAAAAAAGGTAAAGCAGCACAAGCCGATTTAGTAGGCCGCGGCCAAGCTTTTCAGCGCGAGGTAGCTGAGTACCAAAAAGCAGCTGCAACGATGAGTGCCGATCAGCGCCAGGCTACAGAGCAACGTTTACAACGCAAACAGCAAGAATTACAAGCTTATCAGCAAAATGCAGGTGCGCAGGTACAAAACGACCAGGCCGGCGAACAAGCTAAACTTTACGAAAAAGTGGCTGAGTTTTTAAAAACCTACGCTAAAGATAAAGGCTATAAAATGGTGATGACCTACCAAAAAGGTAACAGCGGTATCTTATATGGTGATGCCAGCCTGGATATTACCAGCGATGTAGTTAAAAAACTTAACGAGGCTTATACTAAAGACAAAAAATAA
- a CDS encoding 3'-5' exonuclease → MNDYLLFVDTEASGLPLNWDLPYSATDNWPSAVQISWLICTAEGQEVKREDHYVLNTDFIITPKAMEIHGINPGILSVKGEERATVMQMLANDLNEYKPLVVGHFIELDYHILSADFYRAGLDNPLTNLPMFCTMLATTQLIWTPMPKSLLLGDLYAFLFYKPLQNQHNALSDAKAAADCYFELMQRGEINTKLVEKQQEQTSIKNLKKKSGKMLQVFIPLIILMLIVLLAQHL, encoded by the coding sequence GTGAACGATTATCTTTTGTTTGTAGATACCGAAGCCTCGGGCTTGCCGCTTAACTGGGATTTGCCTTATTCGGCAACAGATAACTGGCCTTCGGCTGTGCAAATTAGCTGGCTAATTTGCACAGCCGAAGGCCAGGAAGTTAAGCGCGAAGACCATTACGTTCTGAATACCGATTTTATAATTACACCTAAAGCCATGGAAATTCATGGTATTAATCCTGGTATTTTAAGTGTTAAAGGCGAGGAGCGTGCTACGGTAATGCAAATGCTTGCTAATGATTTAAATGAATATAAGCCTCTAGTAGTAGGTCATTTCATAGAGTTAGATTATCACATTCTGAGTGCCGATTTTTATCGTGCTGGGTTAGATAATCCGCTAACCAACCTACCCATGTTTTGTACTATGCTGGCTACCACCCAATTGATTTGGACGCCCATGCCCAAGAGTTTGCTGTTAGGCGATTTATACGCTTTCTTATTTTATAAACCGCTGCAAAATCAGCACAATGCCCTTTCGGATGCCAAAGCTGCAGCGGATTGCTATTTCGAGTTAATGCAGCGCGGAGAAATTAATACTAAACTGGTAGAAAAGCAGCAAGAACAGACCAGTATTAAAAACCTGAAAAAAAAGTCGGGTAAAATGCTGCAGGTATTTATTCCATTAATAATTTTGATGCTGATCGTTTTATTAGCGCAGCATTTATGA
- a CDS encoding DUF294 nucleotidyltransferase-like domain-containing protein, with amino-acid sequence MNERVQYLQSIVPFNQLPVDVLQGLAEQLQEVSYKKDTVIYQQESTKLKGVDIIVKGEYESFFYDSTQNKRLIEHHTEGFCFGGVSILLNRRQSMRTVIAKKGTLVYFLHRKDFRALCKAYEDFFLYFTAEFGKRMQNEEFVHFFKRPAAFEESYMAADQVYSRRIESVEYRPIVQCTENTPIYKAAASMAANKVSCLFVTDEQKQIKGYVTDITLRDKVIAQQRNAADPVGEVMDNPIVSIDIEAYVYEAILMMFSTKTRYLLVEKSGEYVGFLSRNKLLSEQAQSPLVFIQSVKSAMSDDELKRKWDSVPHFVNQLLERGVNAQIANQVISTIADTIAQKVIENVIESVGEPPAKFVFMVLGSEGRKEQTFKTDQDNAIIYEDKANEHREEVRAYFLEFAEQVSGRLNAIGIAYCTGGFMAQNPKWTHSLSHWKRNYLNWMAESLPETVINFSTFFDCRFVYGDAGIMDELHAFLNGELQKPMDKLFHNMAVNALQYEPPLTFFNTIRTFTKNKREVFDIKKAMTPIVDLVRVYALKHRVFEVNTGERMKALRQLEVFSETAYHELSQSYYFLMSMRLKKQATQIIYDKSAPDNYIDLSGLTKIERVTLKEIFKVIGNFQSKIKMDFTNSIL; translated from the coding sequence ATGAACGAGCGAGTACAATATCTGCAAAGTATAGTCCCTTTTAATCAATTACCTGTAGATGTGCTGCAAGGCTTGGCCGAGCAGTTACAAGAGGTAAGCTACAAGAAAGACACGGTAATTTACCAGCAAGAGTCTACCAAGCTCAAAGGGGTAGACATCATAGTAAAAGGCGAATACGAATCTTTTTTTTACGATAGCACACAAAACAAACGGCTGATAGAGCATCACACCGAAGGCTTTTGCTTTGGCGGGGTGTCAATATTACTCAATCGGAGGCAGTCTATGCGTACAGTAATTGCCAAAAAAGGTACGCTTGTTTATTTTTTGCACCGTAAAGATTTCAGGGCGCTTTGTAAAGCTTACGAGGATTTCTTCCTGTATTTTACGGCCGAATTTGGCAAGCGAATGCAGAACGAAGAGTTCGTTCATTTTTTTAAACGGCCGGCAGCGTTTGAAGAAAGCTATATGGCCGCCGACCAGGTGTATTCGCGCAGAATTGAAAGTGTAGAATATAGGCCTATTGTGCAGTGTACCGAGAATACACCTATTTATAAAGCGGCCGCTAGCATGGCTGCCAACAAAGTGAGTTGTCTTTTTGTAACCGATGAGCAAAAGCAGATTAAGGGATATGTAACCGATATTACGCTCCGCGATAAAGTGATTGCACAGCAGCGCAACGCTGCCGACCCCGTAGGCGAGGTGATGGACAACCCCATAGTAAGTATTGATATAGAGGCCTACGTTTACGAGGCTATATTGATGATGTTTAGTACCAAAACGCGGTATTTGCTGGTGGAGAAAAGCGGTGAGTATGTGGGCTTTTTAAGCCGTAACAAACTACTGAGTGAGCAGGCGCAATCACCGCTGGTGTTTATACAGTCGGTAAAATCGGCCATGTCTGATGATGAGTTGAAACGTAAGTGGGACTCTGTTCCGCACTTTGTTAACCAATTACTCGAGCGTGGTGTAAATGCGCAGATTGCCAATCAAGTCATCAGTACTATAGCCGATACCATTGCCCAAAAAGTAATTGAAAACGTCATTGAATCGGTAGGCGAGCCGCCCGCTAAATTTGTGTTTATGGTGTTGGGAAGTGAAGGACGTAAAGAGCAGACGTTTAAAACCGACCAGGATAATGCCATTATTTATGAAGATAAAGCCAACGAGCACCGCGAAGAGGTAAGGGCCTACTTCCTGGAGTTTGCCGAACAGGTATCCGGCCGGTTGAATGCCATTGGCATTGCTTATTGTACCGGCGGCTTTATGGCACAAAACCCAAAATGGACGCACTCCTTATCTCACTGGAAGCGCAATTATTTAAACTGGATGGCCGAGTCGCTGCCCGAAACGGTCATCAACTTTTCTACATTTTTTGATTGCAGGTTTGTGTATGGCGATGCTGGTATTATGGATGAATTGCATGCCTTTTTAAATGGAGAATTGCAAAAACCGATGGACAAGCTTTTTCATAACATGGCCGTTAACGCACTACAATACGAACCACCGCTTACCTTTTTTAATACCATCCGCACATTTACTAAAAATAAGCGGGAGGTATTCGATATCAAAAAAGCCATGACGCCTATTGTTGATTTGGTGCGTGTTTATGCGTTAAAGCACCGGGTGTTTGAAGTAAATACTGGCGAGCGCATGAAAGCCTTGCGGCAGTTAGAGGTATTTTCTGAAACCGCATACCACGAGCTATCCCAGTCGTATTATTTTTTAATGAGCATGCGTCTTAAAAAGCAGGCTACACAAATAATCTATGACAAAAGCGCACCTGATAACTATATTGATTTATCGGGCTTAACAAAAATTGAGCGGGTAACTCTGAAAGAAATATTTAAGGTAATTGGCAACTTCCAATCTAAAATAAAGATGGATTTTACCAACAGCATTCTTTAG
- the gyrB gene encoding DNA topoisomerase (ATP-hydrolyzing) subunit B, which yields MSEENQDKSNYSADNIQVLEGLEAVRKRPSMYIGDTGVKGLHHLVYEVVDNSIDEALAGYCTDINVIIHKGNSITVEDNGRGIPTGINTKENKSALEIVMTVLHAGGKFDKDTYKVSGGLHGVGISCVNALSTHVKTVVHREGKIFTQEYERGKPLFDVKAIGESDRTGTIQWFQPDPEIFTTTLEYKYDTLAARLRELAFLNKGIRLTLTDERLVEEDGEPVIEEFFSEGGLKEFVKFLDGTRQSIIPEPIYVEGTKQGIPVELALQYNDTYSENVHSYVNNINTIEGGTHVAGFRMGLTRTLKAYADKSGLLKNVKVDITGDDFREGLTAIISVKVAEPQFEGQTKTKLGNSEVSGAVNVAVGEILSIYLEENPKEARLIVNKVILAATARAAARKAREMVQRKSVMSGSGLPGKLADCANSDPAVCEIYLVEGDSAGGTAKQGRARDFQAILPLRGKILNVEKAMEHKIYENEEIKNMFTALGVSIGTPEDDKALNIAKLRYHKIVIMTDADVDGSHITTLILTFFFRYMKELVEKGYVYIASPPLYLVKKGKEFEYCWTDEQRNAAIQRLKGAGREDSVGVQRYKGLGEMNAEQLWETTMNPATRTLRQASIENAAECDHTFSMLMGDEVAPRREFIEKNAKYARIDA from the coding sequence ATGAGCGAAGAAAATCAGGATAAATCTAATTATTCAGCTGATAATATTCAGGTTCTGGAAGGTTTAGAAGCTGTACGTAAAAGGCCGTCCATGTATATTGGCGATACCGGCGTAAAAGGTTTACACCACCTGGTATATGAAGTAGTGGATAACTCGATTGACGAAGCACTTGCGGGTTATTGTACTGATATCAACGTAATTATACATAAAGGTAATTCCATTACCGTTGAAGACAATGGCCGGGGTATTCCAACCGGCATCAATACCAAAGAGAATAAATCGGCACTCGAAATTGTAATGACCGTTTTGCACGCAGGCGGTAAATTTGATAAGGATACTTATAAGGTTTCGGGTGGTTTGCACGGTGTAGGTATATCATGTGTTAATGCATTGTCAACCCATGTTAAAACTGTAGTACATCGCGAGGGCAAAATATTTACCCAGGAGTATGAGCGCGGCAAGCCTTTGTTTGATGTTAAAGCCATCGGAGAGTCTGACCGTACGGGTACTATTCAATGGTTTCAGCCCGACCCGGAAATTTTTACTACCACGTTAGAGTATAAGTATGATACCCTGGCTGCCCGTTTGCGCGAACTGGCGTTTTTAAATAAAGGCATCCGTTTGACATTAACCGACGAGCGTTTAGTGGAAGAGGATGGCGAGCCGGTTATTGAAGAGTTTTTCTCTGAAGGTGGCTTGAAAGAGTTCGTAAAGTTTTTGGACGGCACCCGCCAGTCTATCATACCAGAGCCTATTTATGTAGAAGGTACCAAGCAAGGTATCCCGGTAGAGCTGGCTTTGCAATATAATGATACCTACTCCGAAAATGTGCATTCGTATGTAAATAACATTAACACCATTGAGGGTGGTACACACGTAGCCGGTTTTAGAATGGGTTTAACCCGTACCTTAAAAGCGTATGCTGATAAATCGGGTTTGCTGAAAAACGTTAAGGTAGATATTACCGGCGATGACTTCCGCGAGGGCTTAACCGCTATTATATCAGTTAAAGTGGCTGAGCCTCAGTTTGAAGGGCAGACCAAAACCAAGTTGGGTAACAGCGAGGTGAGCGGTGCCGTAAACGTAGCCGTAGGCGAAATTTTAAGCATCTACCTGGAAGAAAACCCAAAAGAAGCCCGCTTAATTGTAAATAAGGTAATCTTAGCTGCTACGGCCCGGGCCGCTGCCCGTAAGGCACGCGAGATGGTGCAACGCAAAAGTGTAATGAGCGGTTCGGGTTTGCCCGGTAAACTGGCCGACTGTGCTAACAGTGACCCGGCAGTTTGTGAAATATATTTAGTCGAAGGTGACTCGGCAGGTGGTACTGCCAAGCAGGGCCGTGCCCGCGATTTTCAGGCTATCCTGCCGTTAAGGGGTAAAATCCTGAATGTGGAAAAGGCCATGGAACATAAGATTTACGAGAACGAGGAGATTAAAAACATGTTTACGGCCCTGGGTGTAAGCATTGGTACTCCAGAAGATGATAAAGCTTTAAATATTGCTAAGCTGCGTTATCATAAAATTGTAATCATGACGGATGCCGACGTGGACGGCTCGCACATTACTACGCTGATTCTGACTTTCTTCTTCAGGTACATGAAAGAGCTGGTAGAAAAAGGATATGTGTACATTGCCTCGCCGCCATTGTACCTGGTTAAAAAAGGTAAAGAGTTTGAATATTGCTGGACAGACGAGCAGCGCAACGCAGCCATACAGCGCCTTAAAGGTGCTGGTCGCGAAGATAGCGTAGGTGTACAGCGTTATAAAGGTTTGGGTGAGATGAATGCCGAGCAACTATGGGAAACTACCATGAACCCAGCTACACGTACCTTACGCCAGGCCAGCATCGAAAATGCTGCCGAGTGCGACCATACCTTCTCGATGCTGATGGGTGATGAAGTTGCCCCACGCCGTGAGTTTATCGAAAAGAATGCTAAATATGCCCGTATAGATGCATAA
- a CDS encoding PadR family transcriptional regulator, which yields MSTSPLLKGTLQTIILKLLDDNKQMYGYEITQKVKELTIGEIKLTEGALYPALHKLEAEGLLETFNEVVDNRVRKYYRLTRQGGQEVTNKLQEAQSFIEQLQLLLNLNPQTK from the coding sequence ATGAGTACCAGTCCGCTGTTAAAAGGAACTTTGCAAACCATCATCCTGAAGCTTTTGGATGATAATAAGCAGATGTATGGTTATGAAATAACACAAAAAGTTAAAGAACTAACGATCGGCGAAATTAAGCTTACCGAAGGCGCCCTGTACCCAGCCTTGCACAAGTTGGAAGCCGAAGGTTTGCTGGAAACTTTTAACGAGGTAGTCGATAACCGGGTGCGTAAATATTACCGCCTCACCCGCCAGGGAGGGCAGGAGGTAACTAACAAATTACAGGAGGCGCAATCGTTTATCGAACAGTTGCAGTTATTATTAAACCTTAACCCTCAAACCAAATGA